ATATCCGACtcggcacaaactggttgaatcactgTTGTTTCAACATCATTTGCCAATGTATTGTGAAGTGGAATCTACATGGACAActcattggatttgaaaaaagccATCAACCAAACCCACCATtggtgtgcatggccaaagagctctattttaaTGTCATCTGACCCAAGCAtcagttccaatccaagtgccaatgccatTTAGCAAACTCCAGGTGTTTACATTTGTTGGTTGACATGAAAATCGAGCTCTTTGAATACGCACATCAGTGGTGAGAAAGAAAAAGAAACCAAAacttactgtaaaatatggtggtaattctttgatgttatggggctattttgattccactggtcctggggcccttgttaaggtcaacagcatcatgaactttacccagtaccaggatattttttttgccaaaaacctagttgcctctgccaggaggttGAAACTTgaccgcaagtggatcttccagcaaaaCAATAACCCCAAGCTCACATCAAAATCAAGATTTTGCagtggccatctcagtctccgaacttgaaacccattgaaaacctgtggtttgaattgaagagggctgTTCATAAgcgcagacaaaggatatcaaggatcggGAGGATTCTGTATCTttgaatggtctaagatcccacCCAATGTGTTCTCCCTCCTAAAATATAGTTTTGAAAGGAATTTTGATCTGTTCCTTAAAAATGTTTGTATATTACTCGTTAAACAAATTCTCTTTCTCTGTGCAAttgtataaatataaaatataatctatatatatattttttaaatggaataaaATATAGCTCTATAGTTGACCGGGGCTGCTcgagcagggcagacatttgttgaactgacttgttggaaaggtggcatcctatgtaACATTAGGCctgctgtcacgacttctgccgaagttggcTCCTCTGACTTGTTCGGTGCGGCGTTCAGCGGTAgatgtcaccggctttctagccatcgcgctccatttttcatgtatccattttttttgtcttgttccctgcacacctggttttcattccccaaacaatctacatgtatttattcctctgttccccatcatctctttgtgtaagattgtttgtgttacgtgtTTGTTGTTGACACGCCAGACTGGTATGTTTTTTTCCCGTGGTATTTCACGAAGATGTATATTGTTAAACATAATTCTTGTGACTGTTTTGCGCGTTTTGCACTTTTGCCTCaataaagtgtgcgcctgttcacaaatctctgctctcctgcacctgacttcgctacCAGTACGCACATACCTGACACCTGCTGATGTTAAGGTTGCATTTATTGTCTCAATATTTTTTATTGAACAGAGAACAACTGCTGAATGAGGCCTTCTTTCTTAATGACAAGTTCTTCGCCTACAACACATTTCTGAAAGCAAAATTTCAACAGGAAAAATCAGGATTGGTAACAACACACATCAATGCCCTACGTCTCCCGATGCACAAATGTGACAGAATTTAAGTGATCTTCTTAGACGGCTATGATTTGATGTTCAACTGCCAGCATTTTGTTACTTTCGTACGATATGGAGGAGCCCTCTGCAATCAGGTTGGTTTATATATATGTCTTTGCCTGCGATCGTCTTTAGCAGGACCTACTGTATGGGGTCACATTAACACTATCTTGTCCATGGATATTAGCATAGCAGCGGGAAGTAGGGGTACCTAGGGTGCTACAGCACCCCCTGATAAATCAAAATGAAATAAATagtaatacaaatatatatacagtggggcaaaaaagtatttagtcagccaccaattgtgcaagttctcccacttaaaaagatgagagaggcatgtaatgttcatcataggtacacttcaactatgacagacaaaatgagaaaagaaatccagaaaatcacattgtaggattttaaaatgaatttatttgcaaattatggtggaaaataagtatttggtcaataacaaaagtttatctcaatactttgttatatacatttacattacatttaagtcatttagcagacgctcttatccagagcgacttacaaattggtgcattcaccttatgacatccagtggaacagccactttacaatagtgcatctaaatctttaggggggtgagaaggattacttatcctatcctaggtattccttaaagaggtggggtttcaggtgtctccggaaggtggtgattgactccgctgtcctggcgtcgtgagggagtttgttccaccattgggggccagagcagcgaacagttttgactgggctgagcgggaactgtacttcctcagtggtagggaggcgagcaggccagaggtggatgaacgcagtgcccttgtttgggtgtagggcctgatcagagcctggaggtactgaggtgccgttcccctcacagctccgtaggcaagcaccatggtcttgtagcggatgcgagcttcaactggaagccagtggagagagcggaggagcggggtgacgtgagagaacttgggaaggttgaacaccagacgggctgcggcgttctggatgagttgtaggggtttaatggcacaggcagggagcccagccaacagcgagttgcagtaatccagacgggagatgacaagtgcctggattaggacctgcgccgcttcctgtgtgaggcagggtcgtactctgcggatgttgtagagcatgaacctacaggaacgggccaccgccttgatgttagttgagaacgacagggtgttgtaccctttgttggcaatgacagaggtgttgtaccctttgttggcaatgacagaggtcaaacgttttctgtaagtcttcacaaggttttcacacactgttgctagtattttggcccattcctccatgcagatcttttctcgagcagtgatgttttggggctgttgctgggcaacatggactttcaactccctccaaagattttctatggggttgagatctggacaggataggccactccaggaccttgaaatgcttcttacgaagccactccttcgttgcccgggcggtgtgtttaggatcattgtcatgctgaaagacccagccacgtttcatcttcaatgcccttgctgatagaaggaggttttcactcaaaatctcacgatacatgtccccattcattctttcctttacacggatcagtcgtcctggtccctttgcagaaaaacagccccaaagcatgatgtttccacccccatgcttcacagtaggtatggtgttttttggatgcaactcagcattctttgtcctccaaacacgacgagtttagtttttaccaaaaagttatattttggtttcatctgaccatatgccattctcccaatcttcttctggatcatccaaatgctctctagcaaacttcagacgggcctggacatgtactagcttaagcagggggacacgtctggcactgcaggatttgagtccctggcggcgtagtgtgttactgatggtaggctttgctactttggtcccagctctctgcaggtcattcactaggtccccccgtgtggttctgggatttttgctcaccattcttgtgatcattttgagatcttgcgtggagccccagattgagtgagattatcagtggtcttgtatgtcttccatttcctaataattgctcccacagttgatttcttcaaaccaagctgtttacctattgcagattcagtcttcccagcctggtgcaggtctacagttttgtttctggtgtcctttgacagctctttggtcttggccatagtggagtttgaagtgtgactgtttgaggttgtggacaggtgtcttttatactgataacaagttcaaacaggtgccattaatacaggtaacgagtggaggacagaggagcctctaaaagaagaagttacaggtctgtgagagccagaaatcttgattgtttgtaggtgaccaaatacttattttccaccataatttgcaaataaattcattaaaaatcctacaatgtgattttctggatttttttcttctcattttgtctgtcatagttgaagtgtacctatgattaaatgtacaggcctctctcatctttttaagtgggagaacttgcacaattggtggctgactaaatacttttttgccccactgtatatatatttatatatatcaacaacagaacaaTCCCCCAAAATTAGTGAAGTAGGCCTTTATTACTCCCGTATAACGGGAGAAAAATACTCCTCAGTCAAAATTGACATTTGTTTGTGAGAGGTTATAgatacagtcagtgtccagattacAGACTGTTATTCAATGAACCCACCGGAACAGTAGACTGCATAGCACCTCACAATCATCACGCATAGCATATAGCAGGCCCTGCTATATCATCCTCTTTTACAACTTTAACGTTAACGTTAACGTTGTCTTCCCAAGTTCCCCAAAGCATTTGGCAATTGGTGTGTATTTGGCGCGCTACAGTTTGGCCCTGAAGCTTAGGCTACGCACTAACGccaggttaaaaaaaaagaaagaaaaatatcAATTTCGCCGATAGATATGAATTGCACAGGAATGACATATTTATGGATTTTTGTATGCCTTGTTTTATTTTGATTCAGTCAACCAGCGCATCACTAATGTTTATTACAATGCTAAATGATGACGAGTCATTAATTAGTCATCAGAATGCCACTTTTTAACTTCAGGTCCTTAACCGTACAATAATGAACAATCGCGTCATGAAGCATGAGACAGTCCATATCATGATGATCCATCCTCCTGTGCAGCATGCAGACAGGTGGTGATAGGCTCCCCCAGCCTTCTttaagtgaaataaaaaaagaccCTGACAATTTCCCCAGCAGTCTCTCCCAAGCCGCGCTCCTGTCTGTGCAAATTACATGTTTCCCACTTCTCACTGTCTCCTGGGGTGATCATAGCATGCATCGGGCCAGGCGGCTCACCGTACACTAATAGGACCAGAGACAGGCTTCCCCAGTATGCAAATGTGAGATATTTCACTCTCAGACTCAGCATGACAATCACTTCCCTGAAGAGGATGATGACTGCTCAGGCTTCCTTGTCTGAGTGAACTCAGGTTCTCATTAATGTCAGCGGATAGGTTCAAGAGACAGGTTTAGTATCAGTTATGATGATGAACTCGTTTCCTTAACACTGGTTGGTTATGCATACATAATCCTCCACTCTATATTCACTCAAAATGAAATGTAATGATCAGATCTTTATTTTACAATCAACATTCGCTTTTTATTATGGATGTGTAAAGTATTAAAGGTGGCTGTTGTAATGACATCTGATTTCAAATTCACTGTCTCCAATTTTCTGTGCCGTTCAAGGGGATAATTGGTGAGAGATGTCTGCCCTCTGCTGGACAAACAAGGTAGTAGCGACAATTCTGCAAATAAAAACTCTAAACTGTACAAGGATCCATAGGGACAAATAAGGGAGGCACTCTGGTCAAATACTTTGTCATTTGAGTGGTTGACTACTTCTATGAGGTGTGCAGACGAGTCCAAAGTAACCACCCCCCCCCAACCACTTCCtgccaacacacacaaacatacagtatacacactcacacacacacacctggatgtTGGTATGTGTTGTTGGAGGGGGCAAACTCATTGTGTTGCATAATTTATGTTCCATATTACCTTACATCTTTACAGTGCCTGTTTGGAAACAAAGCAGTCATTAACTATTCACTGCATGATTTTGAAGTGAAAAATGATTCCGGCCGTGTGGATCCGGAGCGGGTCATTTGTCGCTGAAGCCCCTGGAGTCTGATTTCAGACTGGTGAGTGATACGTGATAGTTCTAACGTTGTTATTTAGTGGGGACATGTGGCGATATTAGTATAGGGAGGGTGTATGGAGTGTGCTGTTCATTcacacacagtatagtatacactTGTAGTGATATTTGAGTTTACTTATACACAGTATTTGCTATGTTTTTCAAAATATATAACGTATTTTCTGCACAGAGATGAAAAGAAAGAGTGAAATGAATTGACAAACTTCAGTAACTGATCGTGCTTATGATAATCAGGACATTGATCATGACTGCAATATAGTTTTTCCTCCACAATGCATTTATCGAAATGTTAAAACTCCAATAAGGTTAACAGAAATGAGGAAATAACATAGATATCTATCAAAATAGCCATCTCTCTTTGCACCTTCTTTAGTTTCATCAGTAAGACATATTACACACATACTATACATGAAAATGCTCTCTTGATGAACAAAAGAACAGGgcctggtttcccaaaagcaCCAGGCTAAGTTTATCTTAGAACCATAGTTTATCTTAGAACCATAGGATCATATGGTTCTAACAAagaacttagccttaagatgcttttgggaaaccgtgCGCAGAACAGTCTCCAATAACAACACGTGGGTAGCCAGCATTGTCATGGTGCCTTGCCGATGATCAGAATGCTCATGAGGAAGACCATAATGAAAAAGATCCACATGAAGAACCTGTCCATCACCTTGGCAACCCTCTTCCACTCCGCCCCCTTGGCGCAGGTGGCCCTCTGCTCCCGGAAGCAGTTGGCAATGTACTCCACGTTCCGCACCAGCTTGGAGTCCACCCCGGGTAAGCTGCTGCCGTGACTACAGAACACACAGGGGCCAAAGGTTACTGAGGCCACCGCAGCAGCGACCACGGCTGTCTTTTCATCCTCCGGACAGCAGGGCGGAGCCTCCTTGCAGCAGTCCCCCAGGGGGAGGTTCCTGTTGGACTCAAAACCCTCGTATTTGGAGCTGGAGAGATGGTTCTTCTCGTCTCTGGTGATGTGGTGTTGGTGTCGGGGCTTGGGGTGACGTTGAGGTCCAGGAGTCTGGGGTCTGGGGTGTTTGTGGCGGTACTGGTTCTCTCGCCCGCTGTTGCCCCCCGGCTTCCCATTGGCCTGGCGGTGGGGGCTGAAGTTGGGTTGGTGGACATCGTCCTGGCCAAaatgtgatgaggaagaggaggaggaagaggtggcaGTGGCACAGTTCTCTCCCACCTCGTAGACAAAGAAGATCTTGGACATGTAGTCGATGATGAGGACTTTGGCCCAGTGGGGGACGGGTTTGGCCTCGGCCCCACAGAAGTGGATGTTCATGATGAAGATGGTGAGAGCCGTGGAGGCTGTGATCATCGTCATGGTAGCAATGTAGTACTTTCCTGTGACATACAGGAGAGGGAAAAATTAGTTCATGCACATGTACAGCATGTGCGTATGAGATGCATGCGTGTATGAGACGTAACGTGTGTATGAGATTAGCGGTGTGTGTGCGGGTGAGAGAGTTAGAGAAAGACTAAGAGACGCGGTGGGGGGGGTGCATGCACGCTCACCAATAAGCGGCACACTCTCAGACGGCGGCATACTCTCGGCCACCATGAGCTGGAAGACAGTCAGGGCCAGCAACACGGTGACCCCCAAGGACACCTTCTCCCCAGAGTCAGCCGGCAGGTAGAAGCCCAGCGGAGCCAGGAAGGAGATGAGGAAGCAAGGCAGGAGAAGGTTAAAGATGTAGAAGGAGGAGCGGCGCTGGAGCAGGACGGTGTAGGTGATGTCAGGGTAGGGGTCGGAGCAGCAGCCGTACATAATGACGTTCTTGGTGGCCGGCATGCCGTGGCATTCCCATTCAACGTTCTCCACGAAATCAGACAGATCCCCGCTGTCCATGCCCATGGCGATGTCAACCTGGGAAGAGACATAGGAATAGAGGGTGAAATATAATGGGACCGTAATAGCAGTGTTTTAGCAGGACGTGTgtaatgcgcacacacacacacacacacacacacacacacacacacacacacacacacacacacacacacacacacacacacacacacacacaatgagttTGTCTGCATCGATAATGGTAGAATGATATCACCACACACCAAggaatgtgtgtgtctgcctgtctgcggcAGGGTAGTCTGAAGCAGTAAGAcaagggcggtgcacaattggcccagcgccgtccgggtttggccggtgtaggccgtcattgtaagtaagaatttgttcttaaatgacttgcctagttaaataaaggttcaataaatgtaaaaaagatatattatatatatatcatcTGTGGATGTATGCCCATCCTGTATACCTGGTTGCCGTTGTATGTCCAGGAGCCGAAGGTGAGGTTGCACTCCTGGCTGTCGAAGGGGAAGTAGGACACGTCCACCACACAGGAGCTCTTGGTGATGGCCGGAGCATCCCATGTAATCTCCCCATTATAGCGCAGCACCACGTTCGTGTCTAGCGGCCCTGAGAAGTCATCATCCGCCCTGAGAAAGAACGGGGAAACTAGTACCtgtacactgtaataacacaacatgacattttAGTCagtgatttacaggagcaatt
This window of the Oncorhynchus keta strain PuntledgeMale-10-30-2019 chromosome 4, Oket_V2, whole genome shotgun sequence genome carries:
- the LOC118376441 gene encoding neuronal acetylcholine receptor subunit alpha-9-II isoform X2 produces the protein MDLNQGVVIYFCSNILQFSSGLIHPKCGRWFQLCALRRCCSRDERNQVLIAYLWIRQTWHDAYLRWNKEDYDGLEVIRIPSSLVWRPDLVLYNKADDDFSGPLDTNVVLRYNGEITWDAPAITKSSCVVDVSYFPFDSQECNLTFGSWTYNGNQVDIAMGMDSGDLSDFVENVEWECHGMPATKNVIMYGCCSDPYPDITYTVLLQRRSSFYIFNLLLPCFLISFLAPLGFYLPADSGEKVSLGVTVLLALTVFQLMVAESMPPSESVPLIGKYYIATMTMITASTALTIFIMNIHFCGAEAKPVPHWAKVLIIDYMSKIFFVYEVGENCATATSSSSSSSSHFGQDDVHQPNFSPHRQANGKPGGNSGRENQYRHKHPRPQTPGPQRHPKPRHQHHITRDEKNHLSSSKYEGFESNRNLPLGDCCKEAPPCCPEDEKTAVVAAAVASVTFGPCVFCSHGSSLPGVDSKLVRNVEYIANCFREQRATCAKGAEWKRVAKVMDRFFMWIFFIMVFLMSILIIGKAP
- the LOC118376441 gene encoding neuronal acetylcholine receptor subunit alpha-9-II isoform X1, giving the protein MRKMVPVVCFATMLLQVAHSAQGRYAQQLLTDLMENYSNALRPVEDTDKALNVTLQITLSQIKDMDERNQVLIAYLWIRQTWHDAYLRWNKEDYDGLEVIRIPSSLVWRPDLVLYNKADDDFSGPLDTNVVLRYNGEITWDAPAITKSSCVVDVSYFPFDSQECNLTFGSWTYNGNQVDIAMGMDSGDLSDFVENVEWECHGMPATKNVIMYGCCSDPYPDITYTVLLQRRSSFYIFNLLLPCFLISFLAPLGFYLPADSGEKVSLGVTVLLALTVFQLMVAESMPPSESVPLIGKYYIATMTMITASTALTIFIMNIHFCGAEAKPVPHWAKVLIIDYMSKIFFVYEVGENCATATSSSSSSSSHFGQDDVHQPNFSPHRQANGKPGGNSGRENQYRHKHPRPQTPGPQRHPKPRHQHHITRDEKNHLSSSKYEGFESNRNLPLGDCCKEAPPCCPEDEKTAVVAAAVASVTFGPCVFCSHGSSLPGVDSKLVRNVEYIANCFREQRATCAKGAEWKRVAKVMDRFFMWIFFIMVFLMSILIIGKAP